The proteins below are encoded in one region of Asticcacaulis excentricus CB 48:
- a CDS encoding type IV secretion system protein VirB3, with product MSEETVALVKAPIFRALTQPQMFAGVTYSYFILNFMITTEAFLVTRSFWALGIALLVHAVGYLACLREPRLFDLWFTKVSRTPRIRNYKFWRCNSYLP from the coding sequence ATGAGCGAAGAGACCGTCGCTCTGGTCAAGGCGCCGATTTTCCGGGCGCTGACCCAGCCGCAAATGTTTGCGGGCGTGACCTATTCCTACTTCATCCTTAACTTCATGATCACCACCGAGGCCTTTCTGGTCACGCGGTCGTTCTGGGCTCTGGGGATTGCGCTTCTGGTGCATGCCGTAGGTTATCTGGCCTGTCTGCGTGAACCACGCCTGTTCGACCTGTGGTTCACTAAGGTGAGCCGCACCCCGCGGATCCGGAATTATAAATTCTGGCGCTGCAACTCCTATTTACCGTAA
- a CDS encoding TrbC/VirB2 family protein, which yields MKVRKFLPALLPLLAASPAFAQDPAGSGPIVNALGWIQGTLLGNVATAVAVIAVAAVGFMMLSGRMNWRFGATVILGIFILFGAATIVAGIRTAVG from the coding sequence ATGAAAGTCCGTAAATTCCTGCCCGCCCTTCTGCCGCTGCTTGCCGCATCACCGGCCTTTGCGCAGGACCCCGCTGGTTCCGGCCCAATTGTCAATGCGCTTGGCTGGATTCAGGGCACGCTATTGGGCAATGTTGCCACCGCCGTGGCCGTGATCGCTGTAGCCGCCGTCGGCTTTATGATGCTGTCTGGTCGAATGAACTGGCGCTTCGGGGCCACCGTCATCCTCGGCATTTTTATCCTGTTCGGCGCGGCCACCATCGTGGCGGGCATCCGTACGGCCGTGGGCTGA
- a CDS encoding lytic transglycosylase domain-containing protein, producing MRAFLTTAGTMGVVLCAALPTAAQVFELADDGDFHTLCASVPPVTVQTTSLPYQDVIQAAAERYSLSADFLIAVIRQESDFNPKAISPRGAIGLMQLMPATAAELGVDPFDPQGNVFGGAAYLRRQLDRFDGRIDLALAAYNAGAGAVNRHGGVPPYTETQAYVARSLDRLSVKTDPQPTETCS from the coding sequence GTGCGGGCATTTTTGACGACAGCGGGAACAATGGGTGTGGTGCTTTGCGCCGCTTTACCCACCGCTGCGCAGGTGTTTGAGCTGGCCGACGATGGCGACTTTCACACCCTGTGCGCCTCCGTGCCGCCGGTAACCGTTCAAACGACATCCCTGCCCTATCAGGATGTGATCCAGGCCGCCGCCGAACGCTATAGTCTCAGCGCTGATTTTCTGATCGCGGTCATCCGACAGGAGTCGGACTTTAATCCGAAGGCCATCTCGCCACGCGGGGCCATCGGCCTAATGCAGCTTATGCCCGCGACCGCCGCCGAACTGGGCGTCGACCCCTTTGATCCGCAAGGCAATGTGTTCGGCGGTGCCGCTTATCTGCGCCGTCAGCTTGACCGCTTTGACGGTCGTATTGATCTGGCGCTAGCCGCCTATAATGCCGGGGCCGGCGCAGTCAACCGCCACGGCGGCGTGCCGCCCTATACCGAAACCCAGGCCTATGTCGCCCGCAGCCTTGACCGGCTGAGCGTAAAGACCGATCCTCAACCGACCGAGACATGCTCGTAA
- a CDS encoding DUF5695 domain-containing protein: MTPSAVSTLTRRASLTAIAGALAAPSLARAADTGGLAWNSADAQTTVHETPDFHIELQETSQTLVSLAPKGVGGGFDFAPRHRFTQRLGDGCYRLGDLDLRVRIEGEEKWSDHSTAYRRVKVKALPKPEGALASADITPSLGAEMPLKVVRTWSVSEGKLVLRFTLANPTQKTIEVGGLGMAMVFDNIISGRHLDEAHDVASFYDPYVGLNAGYLQVNRLNGQGPSLLVLPANDTAKFELYKPILNTRDGDKKLAIYSDIEPRNMTFEGFYSWMTHAKGFADSEWKGVEQWNTPTSLMLKPGQSTSVALKFVLSPSIREIEPTLIKQGRPVAVGIPGYVVPTDLPADLFIHAPKAVKALGVHPQGALEVTPVGAIRGGWLKYSVMGKALGRARLTLTYADGTQQTIHYKVTKPQAEAVADMGQFLTTKQWYENPNDPFKRSPSIMIFDREKNALVLQDNRVWVSGLSDEGGAGAWLAAIMKQLDNPNPEEVQKFERFANTTLWGQIQTPDGPDKYGVRKSLMFYDPEGMPNGTYDASLNWKVWSAWDRKHAADLGRSYNYPHPAAAWWTLYRLGRYNTGMTSGETWQTYLTRAAETIKAMMSKAPYYTQFGQMEGDVFLYILLDLRREGWTELASEVEALMKGRVEIWKTLKYPFGSEMPWDSTGQAEVYMWMRYFGHQDKADVTREVIMAYDPAIPHWGYNGSARRFWDFLYAGKLSRIERQLHHYGSSLNAVPLFDAYRETPDDLYMLRVAYGGLMGSLTNIDQEGFASAAFHSFPDAMKWDAVNGDYGMSFFGHAVTSASYLVKHTVFGWIGFGGVVKTSNGVIHLTPKDSARRRVFIAPAGLWITLDAGKIAEVGYDSVSGKVRLTLEAADAQTPVAYINFETTVKGAKPYSLKGEKALGAYAVPLKAEAITLDLNPA, encoded by the coding sequence ATGACGCCATCCGCCGTTTCGACCCTGACCCGCCGCGCCAGCCTTACGGCCATAGCGGGGGCGCTGGCCGCCCCCAGTCTGGCGCGGGCCGCTGATACAGGAGGTCTGGCTTGGAACAGCGCGGACGCGCAGACCACAGTTCATGAGACGCCGGATTTCCATATCGAGCTTCAGGAAACCTCCCAAACCCTCGTCTCTCTGGCTCCGAAGGGTGTAGGGGGAGGCTTTGACTTCGCCCCGCGCCACCGTTTTACCCAGCGTCTGGGCGACGGGTGCTACCGTCTAGGCGATCTCGACCTGCGTGTGCGCATCGAAGGGGAAGAAAAGTGGAGCGACCATTCGACGGCCTATCGCCGTGTGAAGGTCAAAGCCCTGCCAAAGCCCGAGGGGGCGCTGGCCTCAGCGGACATTACCCCCAGCCTTGGCGCGGAGATGCCGCTGAAGGTGGTGCGGACGTGGAGTGTGTCTGAGGGCAAGCTGGTTTTGCGCTTTACACTGGCGAACCCCACCCAGAAGACGATTGAAGTCGGCGGTCTGGGCATGGCCATGGTCTTCGACAATATCATCAGCGGGCGTCATCTCGATGAGGCTCATGATGTCGCCTCTTTCTACGATCCCTATGTCGGTCTGAATGCCGGCTATCTTCAGGTCAACCGACTGAACGGGCAGGGGCCCTCCTTGCTGGTCCTTCCAGCCAACGATACGGCGAAGTTCGAGCTGTATAAGCCGATCCTCAACACGCGCGATGGCGACAAAAAGCTGGCGATCTACAGCGATATCGAGCCGCGCAACATGACGTTTGAAGGCTTTTATAGCTGGATGACGCACGCCAAAGGTTTTGCCGACAGCGAATGGAAGGGCGTCGAGCAGTGGAACACGCCCACTTCGCTGATGCTCAAGCCGGGGCAATCGACCAGCGTGGCGCTGAAATTCGTTCTGTCGCCGTCTATCCGTGAGATCGAGCCGACCCTGATCAAACAGGGCCGTCCGGTCGCTGTCGGCATTCCCGGCTATGTGGTGCCGACCGACCTGCCCGCCGACCTCTTTATCCATGCGCCGAAGGCGGTCAAAGCTTTAGGGGTGCATCCGCAGGGCGCGCTGGAGGTCACGCCTGTCGGGGCTATTAGGGGCGGCTGGCTGAAATACAGCGTGATGGGCAAGGCGTTGGGTCGCGCGCGGCTGACACTGACCTATGCCGACGGTACGCAACAGACTATCCATTACAAGGTGACCAAGCCCCAAGCAGAGGCCGTGGCCGATATGGGGCAGTTCCTGACCACGAAGCAGTGGTACGAAAACCCCAATGATCCGTTCAAGCGCTCGCCGTCGATCATGATTTTCGACCGCGAAAAGAACGCACTGGTGCTTCAGGACAATCGAGTCTGGGTATCTGGCCTGTCAGACGAAGGCGGGGCCGGGGCGTGGCTGGCGGCCATCATGAAACAGCTCGACAATCCGAATCCCGAAGAGGTGCAGAAGTTCGAGCGCTTTGCCAACACCACGCTTTGGGGGCAAATTCAGACACCAGACGGCCCCGATAAATACGGCGTGCGCAAGTCACTGATGTTCTATGACCCAGAAGGGATGCCCAACGGCACCTATGATGCGTCTCTGAACTGGAAGGTATGGTCGGCCTGGGATCGCAAGCACGCCGCCGATCTGGGACGGTCCTACAACTACCCGCACCCGGCGGCGGCCTGGTGGACGCTGTATCGACTCGGCCGCTATAACACGGGCATGACGTCTGGTGAAACCTGGCAAACCTATCTGACGCGGGCGGCCGAAACCATCAAGGCCATGATGAGTAAGGCCCCTTACTACACGCAGTTCGGTCAGATGGAAGGCGACGTCTTCCTCTACATCCTCCTCGATCTGAGGCGTGAGGGCTGGACCGAACTGGCCAGTGAGGTCGAGGCGTTGATGAAAGGCCGCGTCGAAATCTGGAAGACGCTGAAATATCCTTTCGGCTCGGAAATGCCGTGGGATTCAACCGGTCAGGCCGAGGTCTATATGTGGATGCGCTATTTCGGCCATCAGGATAAGGCCGACGTCACGCGCGAAGTCATCATGGCCTATGACCCTGCCATCCCGCACTGGGGCTATAACGGCTCGGCCCGTCGCTTCTGGGACTTTCTCTATGCCGGGAAGCTGTCGCGCATTGAGCGTCAGTTGCACCATTACGGCTCGTCGTTGAACGCCGTGCCTCTGTTTGACGCCTATCGCGAAACGCCGGATGACCTCTATATGCTGCGTGTCGCCTATGGCGGCCTGATGGGGTCACTGACCAATATCGACCAAGAGGGTTTTGCCTCAGCGGCCTTCCATTCCTTCCCGGACGCCATGAAGTGGGATGCCGTCAATGGCGACTATGGCATGAGCTTCTTCGGTCACGCTGTGACCTCGGCCTCATATCTGGTCAAACACACTGTGTTCGGCTGGATCGGCTTTGGCGGCGTGGTCAAGACATCGAATGGTGTAATCCATCTTACGCCCAAGGATAGCGCTCGACGTCGCGTCTTCATCGCGCCAGCCGGTCTGTGGATCACGCTCGATGCCGGCAAGATCGCTGAGGTAGGCTATGATAGTGTTAGCGGTAAGGTGCGCTTGACGCTGGAGGCTGCCGACGCGCAAACGCCCGTCGCCTACATTAATTTTGAAACCACGGTGAAGGGAGCCAAGCCCTACAGCCTCAAGGGCGAGAAGGCTCTGGGTGCCTATGCGGTGCCACTGAAGGCCGAAGCCATCACCCTCGACCTGAACCCCGCCTGA
- a CDS encoding glycoside hydrolase family 127 protein: MIRTTFQTDRRALLCGAGALTLLTAIGGPAVASAPIVARPIPLTQVRLLPSPFLEAVEANRRYLLFLSPDRFLYNYHKFAGMPVKGEIYGGWESDTIAGEGLGHYLSALSLMHAQTGDNECVARIHYIISELEKVQAAHGDGYVAGFMRKRKDGSIVDGKEIFPEIMAGDIRSAGFDLNGCWVPFYNWHKLFAGLLDAQAYCGVDRGIPVAEKLGGYIEMVFAALDDAQTQKVLDCEHGGINESFAELYSRTNNPRWLKLSERLYHHRMLDPLAAREDKLANNHANTQVPKLIGLARLYELTQKPQYQTASSFFWERVVNHHSFVIGGNADREYFFEPDTISAHITEQTCESCNTYNMLKLTRHLYSWSPKAAWFDYYERAHLNHMLAHQNPKTGMFTYMMPLMSGAARGFSDEENSFWCCVLSGIETHSKHGDSIYWHQEKTLFVNLFIPSKVNWAEQKAAFELTTKYPYEGQVALKLSQLSGAKTFTVAVRIPGWAEASTLQVNGKPALAKMNDGYALITRKWRAGDVVTLDLPLKLRFETAAGDNKVVALLRGPMVLAADLGPADQPWGGDAPALVGSDLIGSFYPVSAAEAVYVSKGSGRPADMTFRPFYAQYERRTAVYFNRYSDDEWAQAQVAYRAEQARLKDLANRSVDVMHLGEMQPERDHNLLTGGNSYPVVYRARNGRDARTGGFFSFEMKTTKDGKDAGPLMLQATYWGSEFNRSFTIEIDGTVIAHERLSGRQPGAWIDVDYPIPHELTRGKQKVTVKVNPQEGKSAGPVFGVRLFTMAPAAKPA; encoded by the coding sequence ATGATCCGCACGACCTTTCAAACTGATCGCCGCGCCCTGCTGTGTGGGGCCGGGGCCCTGACGCTTCTGACTGCAATTGGCGGCCCGGCCGTGGCCTCAGCCCCGATCGTCGCCAGGCCCATTCCGCTGACACAGGTGCGCCTGCTGCCGTCGCCTTTCCTTGAGGCCGTCGAAGCCAACCGTCGCTACTTGTTGTTCCTGTCGCCTGACCGCTTTCTTTACAATTATCACAAGTTTGCTGGTATGCCGGTGAAAGGGGAGATCTACGGCGGTTGGGAATCGGACACCATCGCCGGCGAAGGGCTGGGGCACTATCTATCGGCCTTATCGCTTATGCACGCCCAGACGGGTGACAACGAATGCGTGGCGCGCATCCACTACATTATTTCGGAACTTGAAAAAGTGCAGGCGGCGCACGGCGACGGCTATGTAGCAGGCTTTATGCGTAAGCGTAAGGACGGCTCTATCGTCGATGGAAAGGAAATCTTCCCGGAAATTATGGCGGGCGATATCCGCTCGGCGGGCTTCGATCTCAATGGCTGCTGGGTACCTTTCTATAACTGGCACAAGCTTTTTGCCGGACTTCTGGACGCGCAGGCCTATTGTGGCGTCGACCGGGGCATTCCGGTGGCCGAAAAGCTGGGTGGCTATATTGAAATGGTTTTTGCGGCGCTTGACGACGCACAGACGCAGAAGGTGCTCGACTGCGAGCATGGTGGCATCAACGAGAGTTTTGCCGAACTGTATAGCCGCACGAACAATCCGCGCTGGCTGAAGCTGTCTGAGCGACTCTATCACCACCGCATGCTCGACCCGCTGGCGGCCCGCGAAGACAAGCTTGCCAACAACCACGCCAACACACAGGTGCCAAAGCTGATTGGTCTGGCGCGTCTCTATGAGCTGACGCAGAAGCCGCAGTATCAGACCGCCTCCAGCTTCTTCTGGGAGCGGGTTGTGAACCACCACAGCTTCGTTATTGGCGGCAATGCTGACCGTGAGTATTTCTTTGAGCCGGACACCATCTCGGCCCATATCACCGAGCAAACCTGCGAAAGCTGCAACACCTACAATATGCTGAAGCTGACGCGACACCTCTATAGCTGGTCGCCGAAGGCCGCTTGGTTCGACTATTATGAGCGCGCGCATCTCAATCACATGCTGGCGCATCAGAACCCAAAGACGGGCATGTTCACCTATATGATGCCGCTGATGTCGGGCGCGGCGCGCGGTTTCTCCGATGAGGAAAACTCCTTCTGGTGCTGTGTGCTGTCGGGGATCGAAACCCATTCCAAGCACGGAGACTCTATCTACTGGCACCAAGAAAAGACGCTCTTCGTCAACCTGTTCATTCCGTCAAAGGTCAACTGGGCGGAACAAAAGGCGGCGTTCGAGCTGACCACCAAATACCCCTATGAGGGCCAAGTAGCGCTGAAACTCAGCCAGCTTTCTGGCGCGAAGACCTTTACGGTGGCGGTGCGTATCCCCGGCTGGGCCGAAGCCTCAACTCTGCAAGTCAATGGCAAGCCGGCCCTAGCCAAGATGAATGATGGTTATGCCCTAATTACCCGAAAATGGCGCGCGGGGGACGTGGTGACGCTGGACCTGCCGCTGAAGCTGCGTTTTGAGACCGCGGCAGGCGATAACAAGGTCGTGGCCCTCCTGCGCGGCCCGATGGTGCTGGCCGCTGATCTGGGGCCTGCAGATCAGCCGTGGGGAGGCGATGCCCCGGCTCTAGTTGGGTCCGATCTGATCGGCAGCTTCTACCCGGTCTCGGCGGCCGAAGCGGTATATGTATCCAAAGGCTCGGGACGTCCGGCGGATATGACATTCCGTCCCTTCTATGCGCAATACGAACGCCGCACAGCGGTCTATTTCAATCGCTACAGCGACGACGAATGGGCACAGGCGCAGGTCGCCTATCGCGCTGAACAGGCCCGTCTGAAAGATCTCGCCAACCGTTCGGTGGATGTCATGCATCTGGGTGAGATGCAGCCCGAACGCGACCACAATCTCCTAACCGGCGGCAACTCCTACCCGGTGGTCTATCGCGCCCGCAATGGCCGGGACGCCCGCACTGGGGGCTTCTTCAGCTTTGAGATGAAGACGACCAAGGACGGGAAGGATGCGGGCCCGCTGATGCTCCAGGCCACCTATTGGGGTTCAGAATTCAACCGCAGCTTCACCATTGAGATCGACGGCACGGTCATCGCGCATGAGCGACTGTCGGGCCGTCAGCCGGGGGCGTGGATAGATGTCGATTACCCCATCCCGCACGAACTGACGCGCGGGAAACAAAAGGTCACGGTCAAGGTCAACCCGCAGGAGGGGAAATCTGCTGGCCCGGTCTTTGGTGTCCGCCTCTTTACCATGGCTCCTGCGGCAAAACCGGCCTGA
- a CDS encoding multicopper oxidase domain-containing protein — translation MKSMLLAGFFSLCATMALAETRTYHLTISPVQSIIGGKPVPKIAVNGTIPGPVLRFTEGDEAVIHVTNRLKTPTSVHWHGLLLPGVMDGAPGFNGFKGIAPGETFTYRFPIRQSGTYWYHSHSLGQEADGLYAGIVIAPKTPAPISADRDYVVLLSDFHQDSAARIQANLKKSSDYYQYKRRTVSDLIEDAHAQGIGKALKSAGEWGKMRMLPTDLSDVTGYRFLVNGLTNEQNWTGLFRPGEQVRLRFINASAMTMYDVRIPGLKMTVVAADGRPVQPVEVDEFRFGNAETYDVIVTPREERAYTIAAESLDREGFALGTLAPHEGMTGELPVHRPRALLKMGDMNMDVMMRDDPHMDMSQMDHDSGWADTGAPKGAVVLNYSQLKSLTPRSDTRAPTRFIKVVLGGNMERYIWTINGKTFSPEDGIALGYNERVRLIYVNETMMAHPLHLHGMFVQLENGQDADRMPDKHTVIVPPGQTVSVLLSATEPGDWPYHCHLLFHMQSGMMTTLRVAAPEAGFIPPTAQPAPNHTPHGEGHDEHH, via the coding sequence ATGAAATCCATGCTTTTGGCGGGCTTCTTCAGCTTGTGCGCCACTATGGCTCTAGCCGAAACCCGCACCTATCACCTGACTATCTCGCCGGTCCAGTCCATCATTGGCGGCAAACCCGTACCCAAGATCGCCGTCAATGGCACCATTCCCGGCCCCGTCCTGCGCTTTACCGAAGGCGACGAGGCTGTGATCCATGTGACCAACCGCTTGAAAACCCCGACCTCAGTCCACTGGCACGGCCTGCTGCTTCCGGGTGTAATGGACGGCGCGCCGGGCTTTAACGGCTTCAAAGGCATAGCCCCTGGTGAGACCTTCACCTATCGTTTCCCGATCCGGCAGTCGGGCACCTACTGGTATCATTCGCATTCTTTGGGGCAGGAGGCAGACGGCCTCTACGCCGGCATTGTCATAGCTCCCAAGACACCGGCCCCCATTTCCGCCGACCGCGACTATGTGGTGCTGCTCTCCGACTTTCATCAGGACAGCGCTGCACGTATTCAAGCCAACCTCAAAAAGTCTTCCGACTATTATCAGTATAAGCGCCGCACCGTGAGCGATCTGATTGAGGACGCGCATGCACAGGGGATTGGTAAAGCTCTAAAATCAGCCGGCGAGTGGGGGAAGATGCGTATGCTCCCCACCGACCTGTCCGACGTCACCGGCTACCGCTTTCTCGTCAACGGCCTAACGAATGAGCAGAACTGGACGGGCCTGTTCCGGCCGGGTGAGCAGGTGCGCCTTCGCTTTATCAACGCCTCGGCCATGACGATGTACGATGTACGCATCCCGGGCCTGAAAATGACGGTTGTCGCGGCCGATGGCCGACCGGTACAGCCGGTTGAGGTGGATGAATTCCGCTTCGGCAATGCCGAAACCTATGATGTCATTGTAACCCCGCGCGAAGAGCGTGCCTATACGATTGCAGCCGAGTCGCTCGATCGCGAGGGCTTTGCGCTTGGGACCCTCGCCCCGCACGAAGGGATGACCGGCGAACTCCCCGTGCATCGCCCGCGTGCTTTGCTCAAAATGGGCGACATGAATATGGACGTCATGATGCGCGACGACCCCCACATGGATATGAGCCAGATGGACCATGACAGCGGTTGGGCCGACACGGGCGCACCCAAAGGGGCCGTGGTGCTCAACTATTCTCAATTGAAAAGCTTGACCCCTCGGAGTGACACGCGCGCTCCCACGCGCTTTATCAAAGTGGTGCTGGGCGGTAATATGGAGCGCTATATCTGGACCATAAACGGGAAAACCTTTTCCCCCGAAGACGGCATTGCGTTGGGCTATAATGAGCGGGTGCGGCTGATCTACGTCAATGAAACCATGATGGCCCATCCCCTGCATTTGCACGGCATGTTCGTACAGCTTGAGAACGGGCAGGACGCGGATCGCATGCCAGACAAGCACACGGTGATCGTGCCGCCGGGTCAGACCGTGTCGGTTCTACTTTCGGCTACCGAGCCCGGTGACTGGCCCTATCACTGCCACCTGTTGTTCCATATGCAGTCGGGAATGATGACGACCTTACGCGTCGCTGCACCGGAAGCGGGTTTTATACCCCCGACGGCGCAACCCGCTCCGAACCACACGCCACACGGGGAAGGCCATGATGAACATCATTAA
- a CDS encoding copper resistance protein B has product MMNIIKITALCLLLPSAALAQHDHSATYHAVWLETAFSRHEGKETAYWEADGWVGGDTHKLWLKSEGKVGDARKNGDVWALYSRNVSTFWDMQIGVRHDFGEGDRNWLAIGVNGLAPYFFETEAHLLVGEEGTVGARLRQENDVLLTNRLILSPSLEVNAVSQADTQRGTGSGLTDATAALKLRYEVNRRFAPYVQLDHQRKLGETAEWARAAGNMTEDSRISIGIRWLF; this is encoded by the coding sequence ATGATGAACATCATTAAAATAACGGCTCTGTGCCTGCTGCTCCCCTCAGCCGCGTTAGCCCAACACGACCATTCGGCCACCTATCACGCCGTGTGGCTGGAAACCGCCTTCAGCCGGCACGAGGGGAAGGAGACGGCCTATTGGGAGGCCGACGGCTGGGTCGGTGGCGATACGCACAAGCTTTGGCTCAAAAGCGAAGGCAAGGTGGGTGACGCCCGGAAGAATGGCGACGTCTGGGCTCTCTACAGCCGCAATGTGTCAACCTTCTGGGACATGCAGATTGGTGTGCGTCACGATTTCGGGGAAGGGGATCGCAACTGGTTGGCCATAGGGGTAAACGGGCTCGCACCCTATTTCTTCGAGACCGAGGCGCATCTGCTCGTGGGTGAAGAAGGCACCGTCGGCGCGCGGTTGCGGCAGGAAAACGATGTGCTGTTGACTAATCGGCTGATCCTGTCGCCGTCTTTGGAAGTCAATGCGGTCAGTCAGGCCGACACACAGCGCGGCACGGGTTCGGGTCTGACCGATGCGACAGCGGCCCTGAAACTGCGCTATGAGGTCAACCGGCGCTTTGCACCCTACGTGCAGCTTGATCATCAGCGCAAATTGGGAGAGACGGCCGAATGGGCGCGCGCTGCGGGAAATATGACTGAAGACAGTCGCATAAGCATCGGAATACGCTGGCTATTCTGA